The Halorientalis sp. IM1011 genome window below encodes:
- a CDS encoding IS5 family transposase: MSKISRFTSKVVQLAKNAVGGRGEVAAPEGGGGFADYAVVSLHCLRVYLEKSYREALDLLSEMPHILGEIDLKAADLPHHSTLVKWFDRIKTALWRVLLRLSAQLHDPSGHAAIDATFFDRENASKHYCRRTNYRVQTLKTTALVDTETQAILDVHCTTEKRHDTQLGWQVALRNAGDLASLAADKGYDWMDLREKLREEGVRPLIKHREFRPIDHAHNARIDGPRYRQRAMCETVFSTIKRTLGDAVRARTWYGEFRELVLMCAVYNITQAVKQ, translated from the coding sequence ATGTCTAAGATCTCCCGCTTCACAAGCAAAGTCGTTCAGTTAGCTAAAAATGCTGTTGGTGGGCGAGGCGAAGTCGCCGCCCCCGAAGGGGGTGGCGGCTTCGCCGATTATGCCGTCGTATCGCTGCATTGTCTGCGGGTTTACTTGGAGAAGTCCTACCGAGAAGCGTTGGATCTGCTGAGTGAGATGCCACATATTCTCGGGGAGATCGACCTCAAAGCGGCCGATCTCCCGCATCATTCGACGTTAGTGAAGTGGTTTGATAGGATCAAGACAGCACTCTGGCGAGTGCTGCTGCGCCTCTCGGCGCAGCTGCACGACCCATCCGGTCACGCCGCGATCGACGCGACGTTCTTCGACCGCGAAAACGCGAGCAAGCACTACTGCCGTCGGACGAATTACCGTGTTCAAACGCTCAAAACAACTGCTCTCGTCGATACAGAAACTCAAGCAATTCTGGATGTTCACTGTACGACTGAGAAACGCCACGACACACAGCTCGGCTGGCAGGTCGCCCTCCGCAACGCGGGCGACCTTGCCAGCCTCGCTGCCGACAAGGGCTATGACTGGATGGATTTGCGCGAAAAACTCCGCGAAGAAGGCGTAAGACCGCTAATCAAGCATCGTGAGTTCCGGCCCATCGATCACGCGCACAACGCGCGGATCGATGGGCCTCGATACCGTCAACGAGCGATGTGTGAAACCGTCTTCTCGACGATCAAGCGCACGCTCGGCGACGCCGTGCGTGCGCGAACTTGGTACGGTGAATTCCGAGAACTCGTCCTGATGTGTGCGGTTTACAACATCACGCAGGCGGTGAAACAGTGA
- a CDS encoding transcription initiation factor IIB family protein: protein MATRDISTDGFDEETTGELSTTDCPECPGTLVTDGGETRCESCGLVIEAARLDRRGPRVFDETDSNRKRTGSPLTNARHDRGLSTCIGQRQDGKGNDLSSQKRRQLARLRREHTRAKWRSKAERNLGHGCTEIARMVSALGFDRGLREQAATLFRTAQDADLLRGRSIEAIAAGCVYAACRCSEHPCTVAEVTTVARVAEDRIRNAYLVLNRELDLPVPPQEPVEFIPKLASAVDAAPAVERTARELATQAVETGLASGRNPAGFAAACIEVAAAEHGTEVLQFELAAAADVCPVTVRTQRDALLAEEWV from the coding sequence ATGGCAACGAGAGACATCTCCACGGACGGATTCGACGAGGAAACGACTGGCGAACTATCGACCACGGACTGTCCGGAGTGTCCCGGCACACTCGTCACGGACGGGGGCGAAACGCGCTGTGAATCCTGTGGGTTGGTGATCGAGGCGGCGCGCCTCGACCGGCGCGGACCTCGGGTGTTCGACGAGACAGATTCGAACCGCAAACGGACGGGGAGTCCACTGACGAACGCGCGCCATGATCGCGGACTGTCGACGTGCATCGGCCAGCGGCAGGACGGGAAGGGTAACGACCTGTCTTCACAGAAGCGACGCCAGCTCGCACGGCTGCGACGGGAACACACACGGGCGAAGTGGCGCTCGAAAGCCGAACGCAACCTCGGACACGGGTGTACGGAGATCGCCCGAATGGTCTCCGCGCTCGGGTTCGATCGAGGCCTTCGCGAACAGGCAGCGACCCTCTTCCGGACGGCCCAGGACGCGGACCTCCTCAGGGGTCGGTCCATCGAGGCGATCGCTGCTGGCTGTGTGTATGCCGCCTGTCGGTGCTCCGAACACCCCTGTACTGTCGCCGAGGTTACTACCGTTGCTCGCGTTGCGGAGGATCGCATCCGGAACGCCTACCTGGTGCTGAACCGGGAACTCGATCTCCCGGTCCCCCCTCAGGAACCAGTGGAGTTCATCCCGAAACTGGCCTCTGCGGTCGATGCTGCACCCGCAGTCGAACGGACCGCACGCGAACTGGCCACTCAGGCAGTCGAGACAGGGCTGGCGAGTGGACGGAATCCGGCCGGCTTTGCGGCGGCGTGCATCGAAGTCGCCGCGGCCGAGCACGGAACTGAAGTGCTGCAATTCGAGCTGGCTGCAGCTGCAGACGTCTGCCCGGTAACGGTCAGAACCCAGCGCGATGCGCTGCTCGCCGAGGAGTGGGTGTGA
- a CDS encoding SWIM zinc finger family protein has product MNPLEQLEFTSRVAKRAQYEAFEFELTPAGVSVRNCSHANPADHEYLVTISEGLPTACTCPADARFDGACKHRLAIAIREPLLDAAQAQQMAADGGTATSPSDDETGVTGTDTTDDACDCSDLRDDFPCWECVRTGRRSLPD; this is encoded by the coding sequence ATGAATCCACTCGAACAACTGGAGTTCACGAGCCGTGTCGCAAAGCGTGCCCAATACGAAGCCTTCGAGTTCGAACTGACACCGGCGGGCGTCAGTGTTCGAAACTGTAGCCACGCGAACCCCGCGGACCACGAATACCTGGTCACGATTTCCGAGGGCCTTCCGACAGCCTGTACGTGCCCCGCTGATGCTCGGTTCGACGGTGCCTGCAAACATCGACTTGCGATCGCGATCCGTGAGCCACTCCTCGATGCAGCCCAGGCGCAGCAGATGGCAGCTGACGGTGGGACAGCCACCTCTCCATCGGACGATGAGACTGGTGTAACTGGTACCGACACGACCGACGATGCCTGTGACTGTTCGGATCTCCGCGACGATTTTCCCTGCTGGGAGTGTGTCCGTACCGGCCGTCGCTCGCTTCCAGACTAA